In Megalops cyprinoides isolate fMegCyp1 chromosome 25, fMegCyp1.pri, whole genome shotgun sequence, a single window of DNA contains:
- the LOC118771979 gene encoding ethanolamine kinase 1-like, translating to MANYIHVPEGSPAVPKINVTVDEHDFRAGALKLIKELRPRWKPSEVKIKCFTDGITNKLIGCYVGGVTEDMVLVRIYGNKTELFVDRESEVQNFRVLQAHRCAPQIYCTFNNGLCYEFLQGTALEPKHIRNPLIFRLIARQLAKYHSIHAHNGWVPKSNLWLKMGKYFSLVPTHFQDPAQNLRFSQEVPGRECLREEMLWLQRSLSVLGCPVVLCHNDLLSKNIIYNQGAGNVKFIDYEYAGYNYQAYDIGNHFNEFAGVDEVDYSQYPGREFQLQWLRVYLEAYKEQKGQGTEVSDMEVEVLYVQVNHFALASHFFWGLWALIQAEYSTIDFDFIGYAIIRFAQYFKMKPEVTALNSP from the exons ATGGCAAACTACATCCACGTACCCGAGGGATCTCCAGCTGTCCCCAAAATCAATGTCACTGTAGACGAACACGACTTCAGAGCTGGGGCACTGAAACTTATCAAAGAACTGAGACCCCGCTGGAAACCATCAGAGGTCAAGATCAAG TGCTTCACCGATGGCATTACCAACAAACTGATTGGCTGTTATGTCGGCGGTGTCACGGAAGACATGGTCCTAGTTCGTATCTACGGCAACAAGACGGAGCTATTTGTGGACCGGGAGAGTGAGGTCCAGAACTTCAGAGTACTGCAGGCTCATCGCTGCGCCCCACAGATCTACTGCACATTCAATAATGGGCTCTGCTACGAGTTCCTGCAAGGCACCGCCCTCGAACCCAAGCACATACGCAACCCCCTCATTTTCAg GTTAATAGCCAGGCAGCTGGCGAAATACCACTCCATCCATGCGCACAATGGCTGGGTCCCCAAGTCCAACTTGTGGCTGAAAATGGGGAAGTACTTCTCCCTGGTGCCCACCCACTTCCAGGACCCTGCCCAGAATCTGAG GTTCTCGCAGGAGGTGCCCGGCAGGGAGTGCCTGCGTGAGGAGATGCTGTGGCTGCAGAGGAGTCTGTCTGTGCTGGGCTGTCCCGTCGTCCTGTGTCACAACGACCTGCTGAGTAAGAATATCATCTACAACCAAGGCGCAG GAAATGTAAAGTTTATTGACTATGAATACGCCGGCTACAATTACCAAGCCTATGACATTGGGAACCACTTCAATGAGTTTGCAG GTGTGGATGAGGTGGACTACAGCCAGTACCCGGGACGAGAGTTCCAGCTGCAGTGGCTGAGGGTGTACCTGGAGGCCTACAAAGAGCAAAAAGGCCAGGGTACGGAGGTCTCCGACatggaggtggaggtgctgtACGTTCAGGTCAACCACTTTGCCTTG GCATCCCATTTCTTCTGGGGGCTGTGGGCTTTAATTCAGGCAGAATACTCCACCATTGACTTCGATTTCATAGG GTATGCAATAATTCGCTTTGCTCAGTACTTCAAAATGAAGCCAGAGGTTACAGCACTGAACTCTCCCTAA